The sequence GAACATTTCGCTCTGTCATCTTGAGTACATCATCCAACCCGGGACGCAGACTTGCCATCAGTCATGAAGAAGTCTCTAATTcactcatcacagtcgagcccatCCAGCCAGCGAGCCAcagtcgtcccggtcctgtgtttgTGCTGGACGAGGAGGTCTTCCGCACTGCAATACAGCAACTAGGTCTTCTCTGCAAGAAAGATTTTCAACTTCCAGCATCGAACGACGAGACAAACTGTTAGTATACTACCAAAATGTGGGCGGCATCAATTCTTCCATCGAAGAATATCGTCTAGCAGTCACTGATCAGTGCTATGACATCGTCGTACTCATCAAAACATGGCTCAATGGGAACACGCTATCTTGTCAGGTGTTCGATTCTTGATATGAAGTTTTCAATTGCGACCGGAGTCATAGCAACAGccgaaaaacttccggaggaggtgTTTTGGTCGCTGTTAAATCAAGCCTATAGCCTAAAGATTCGTCCTGGGAATGTCTTGAGCAGGTCTGGACGTCAATCGAGCTGGGCGATCATAAGCCATTTCTTTGTGCAATATACATCCCACCTGATCGAACCCGCGATATTAATTATGTTGGAATTCACTGCGATTCCGTTTCGTCGATCCTTGAGGCTGCTAATTCTACTGATCACATTGTCGTACTTCGTGACTTTAACTTGCCAGGAACACGTGGGAACACTCCCCCAACGGCTTATTTTTTCCGAATGCTGGTCTCTCAATTCTCCACGCTGGAGCTACGAAGCTTCTTGATAGTTACAGTTCAGCCACGCTACAACAGATCAATTCCATTGCTAATTAAAATAATCGATATTTGGACTTATGTTTCGCTAGCGATGAATGGACATCCACATCCGTAACTATGGCTCCATCGACACTAGTGAAGCTGGTTGCACATCATCCCCCGTTAACAGTTTCAATCGATTACAGTTTGCCTCATAATGTCGTGGTTTCTCCGGTTTTATTCTTCTACGACTACCGTAAAGCTGATCATAGTTGTATTGCTGAATTTTTCTCCTCCTTCGATTGGGAGAGCATTTTGGATCCAGAAGACGCCAATAGTTCTGCGCGAACTTTCTCCAATGTTTTAGCATATGTAGTTGACAGATTCGTACCGAAGACAATTCGTAATAAACAAAGCGGGCCACCTTGGCAGACAAACGCGCTTCGAAAACTAAAACGTATCAAGAGGAGTGCTCTGCGAAGGTTTGTCAAACATCGAACAATCCCGCTCAAACGCCATTACGCCACACTCAACCGTGAGTACAAGAGGATCAGCAAGCGATGCTTTCATCACTATCAGCGGAATATTCAGCGTAAGTTTCGACCACAACCTTGTCAAGGAACAGCGCAAGGAGTCTGGACAGCCATCGTCAATGCAGTTCAACGGAGTAACAGCTGCTACCACCCGTGAAATTTGCCAATTCTTTTCTGAGCAATTTGCGAATGTTTTCTCAAGCGAGAATTTGACCGTGAAGCAAATTGAACTAGCAGCAAGACACACCCGCTTGTAGGTCGAACACTCAGCTTTATCAATATCGATGAAATGGTAATAATCAAAGCCACATTGAAGGATTGACGACTCCTCTGCTGTGCATCTTTCGTAGGTCTATTGCAAGCGGCGTTTTCCCTTCCTGTTGGAAGTCAGCGAACATGTTTCAGGTCTACAAGAAGGGGAAATTAACGAGACGTCGACAATTACCGTGGTATCACCTCTTTAAGCGCTATTTCGAAACTATTCGAACTAGTGGTAATGAAGCCACTACATGGCCATTGTAAGTAACATATCAGCGATGACCAACACGGCTTTATGTCTGGACGTTCAACAGCTTCAAATCTCCTATGCCTAACTTCCTATATAACGGAAAGTATGGTCAGTcatagcgcaatcaacacaacaacatgaaagctattattgctgtattcaaattaattcatgaaaaaaatgttacttaggtccttttgaaatgttAAGCGAGACCGCACTTAGCCACTGCTATAAATCGACAGCGAGAGAAATCTCGCTTTTTGGATTGTATCGAAAGTGGGGCTGTTCAAGTAGCCACCACGACAAAAAGAAGGAATGATCTCCCCTTTTGCATTGCACCGAGTAAACgtgtgctttaaaagaaggcatcatcaactcttTTTTATTATCCCGAACAATCGCGTAATATAAAAGAAGGAATGATCTCCCCTTTCGCATTGCACCGAGCAAACGCGTgctttgaaagaaggcatcatcaactcttTCGCATTATCTCGAGCAATCGCGTAaataaaagaaggaataatCTCCTCCCTTTTTGCATTGCACCGAGCAAATGCgagctttaaaagaaggcagcatAAATTCCTTTGCATTATCTCGAACAATCGCGtaatttaaaagaaggaatgatttttttattgtctttattagggagactttcagcccgaggctggctcgtctccgatcgAAGGAATGatctttttacccttcttacaccctaagaagggtataaagatcgcttgaaaaaccgactttttatccgaggctcggagacccaagtcgtatataccaatgaactcagctcgacgaactgagcatatgtatgtatgtgtgtgtgtgtgtgcgtgtgtgcgtgtgtgcgtatgtgtgtgcgttacaaaaatctcacatcaagatctcagccgtccgtggaccgatttgcacgattttaacactaaacgaaagctatgacttcgtcattgtacaagttcaattttttttgcaatcggacatttggttccagagatatgtgagaaatacgaacatgaagtgtattttcagaaaactaacaaaatactgtcacatgaatatctcagccgtatgtaaaccaatttgcatgattttatctttaaacgaaagctatgactttgccatttaacccattgtattttgtttttgcaattagacattgggttccggagatatctctgaaatacgaacataaagcattagacgtatcaacttcacacattggtaaaatatgtcccatcaagatctcagtcgtccttggaccgatttgtgcgattttatctttaaacgaaagctatgtttttgtcattggacccattaattttttttctgcaatcggaaattcggtttcagagatatctgtgaaatacgaatatgagacatattttcagactactaatgaagaattgtcacaccaatatctcagccgtctatgacccgatttgaactcttttgggcttaaatagaagctgtaatattgccatttaaggcggcaaatcaaatctgcagtctttttgtattttttaaaaattgttaaatttccagaaatatccctttttttattttgaaatcattaaaagcatgataatatcagttattttacattcaattgaaggtcatatgcatagaaattgtaatatgcactgggcacacacaaccattcaaaagtgtaagaagggttgcgttcactgtaggtggattaagtcgggttttttttGCATTGCTCCGATCAAACGCGTGCTTTAAAAGACGGCATCAtcaactcttttgcattattccgagctATCGCGtaatttaaaagaaggaataggCTCCCCTTTTACATTGCACCGAACAAACGCGTGATTTAAAAGAAAGGCCACTTTACTTATTTCGCCTTATCTCGAACAAccgtttgatttaaaaaaagaaatgatacgaacaaaaatttaataaaatagaTTAACTTTTACTTTCACTTTTTGAAGAATGATACGTTCTTACACGTAAAAagataaccttatatgttatggcaaaaaaccattcgaaaatacttatactcttcattatgtcaCCTCATCCCATCATCACCTCATCATCCCacatcaaaaagctaataacattcataagttaatgaaaagtttaagtttcggaatgtatgtttttttttcttatacatatcattgagcgcctgctttggcaaaaaagtattagaaatattaataataaataacattaaatttttgtaCGTGTAGGAATGATCTCCTCGGAATTAATAAATATATTCTGGGAAAAAGATTCAAATGTTATGGTTTTCGACAGAAAGTTTTCTGGGAAAATGTAAAGAACCTAAATCGTTGATCGATTATCAAAGTGTCGCCATGCCAATTATCAAAGTGTAGccatctaaatttaaaaaaaagcctATGTGCAAATGAAGggaaaatcatattgaaattataacttatataaatgccaataataactattctgaaagaattgtaatttttctgagtatatattatttttaatcaattatgccaaacgactattatgccaaattattttataccaaacgactttatgccaaacggggtacccCTGTTTCAACCATGTAATAATTCAAAATGCGGTAGCCTTCCTGCCCCGGGTTTTCCAATTTATCATGTGCATTCATTTAGGTAGTTTGATCAATTGAGTCTTGAAACATTTGAATTATTTGTtacctcgcgaaaattccgcaGTATTCCGCGAAGGAAAATTCTAAGAAGAGGGGGGGTGCTCCCATAGCGTAGTTTGCCACAcattcgccttataagcggacgatcatgagttcgattcccagcccttcCACCAAGCCCTTGACATTCGCCGGAGGTGCAGCTCAAACGGTGGTGTTTTGGGGGAATGCGTCTTAAAAACGGCTgcccgatgacgactgacaaattctTCTCAAAGGCTTTCCTCTagcgtacccggataaatggcaatcgAACAGTTAGAATCACAatatggacaaatggacacattgCTCTCACGATGAAATGGACCTGGCAATGATAACAATCACGAATGTCTAatagattctgtacagcagaatggCACAGTCAGGGTTGTGACGgggatcctgaaatatttttcaCGCCAAATAAAATCAATTCCGCGCGGTATGAAATCCAATCCGCGCGAATCAGAATCAAATTCAGTCACATGTCAAACACACGTAAACTTAGTAATAGTTATGTAATGCAAATTATTTGcaacaattttaaaatcttcGTTAGACGAATTTGTGCAGAAGTTGTGACTTACCCAGTAAATTAGCATTTATTACAAAAGTTGACATTTGAACAGAATCCCTACTTTGGCAACGTTAACCCCAATAAGATGTGTTTTTGTCTAGCTTTTGTCGCTTTGTTTTTCAAATGTCGCGATGCTTGAAACCTTACCTTTGTATGGATGTTGAATTGAGCATTCACTTGAGTCCTATCAAGCTGATAGTCCACAAAAGCATCCAACAGATAACCTTTCTTTCTCGCTTCCAAAAGTATCCTATCTTCGCCAACATCCAACGTGATTTCCTTGGCCGACGTCTGCAAAAGTAATCAATGTTTTAAGAATCATTAATTTCCATATTCTAGCATGATTCGAATATGTACTCACGCATTCTGGCAGGTAGAACTCGCCTATCAGCTTCTTAACTTTACCGCTCGCAGGTTCACGGAACAAGCGACAGTCCGGCTTCTTGAATCCCGCCTGCGAGATTGCAAGCTTGGTCGGATCCGGGACGTACTCATCCTTGCCGGACAGTTTGTTCCTGACGTCCTTCATCGTTTTGATCGTGCCTGGATCGATCTCTTCGATCAGTTTTCTCTTCGGAATATTATCGCTCAGAAGTGAAGGTGTTTCCAactctttcaatttcttcaaatctTTGTCCGTCGGTTGCTTGTAGCTTTCAAGCACCGTTTTCACATCGCGGTTTTGGATATTGTGGGCAATCAGTTTATCGACGCAACTTTTGTTCTTCAACAAACGCCAATCGCTTTCGTCGAGAGCGATGTTGTACTTTGAATCGATTCCCTCAAGCACTATTGTGATGAGGAAATCACGAAACAGTCCACCGGATTTGATTTTCTGGAAAAAGGTCGAATTCACAGCGATGTCGCACACCTGGCACTGTTTGTCTGATTGGTCTTTCGTGAAGCGTGGCTGGGTAATACTCATCggtatcttgaaggaacttgGAGTGCCATCGTTTAAAATGTCCATCAATTTATCCTCGGTAATGTCTTCCGGTGCCGGTATTCCGTCAGTGTGGCAAACATTGATGAAAAATTTGCCCCGCGTGTCTTTTCGAAAAGCTTTAATGCAGAATCCTGCAATAAAAGAAgataggaaaaaaaatgtttacaaaaACTATTGAAGAAAAGGGTGCTGAAatttaattcggaattttctccggaaattccatttttttttattccacgggtttttttttctgaatatcTTGCATTATTTTTTCGAGACAACGTTTTGCAATTTAAGAGGGAAAGTGCATaaaatttatatacaaaaacaaTACTTGAAAGAGGAAATGcatggttaaaaaaaattaatataaatCTTCACGCAATTCACGGATTCACAGATCTGAAATCTCACCCGGAGTTGTAATAATGTAGATCAGTGGCGGAGATCTGTGAGCTTACAGTAGGAGCTTAAGTATGAGAACGCTAATGAGACTTCAAATCTGTGTCAATTTATATcattaatttgttgatatttttcggtgaaaactaaACGCAAATGCGACCAGACGTCTAGCGGTTTGcgggacgctgcatttttcaacttcgttttacaattttattacaattcaaatattttttctattttttgggtcaaaatctatgcgaaatgcacttttggagtATTCATTTGcaagccagtgacgcaatccagataggcgtcccgcgttacTAAACGCACACTTTCGATTTTACATGACGCTTCAGTCTACTGCCCTACATCCATCATCAGATTTGCAATAAATCAGTTGCTCATCACTGGAGTTTGAAAACCACACTGATGGTGAGCAATTGATTTATTGCAAacctgatgatggctgaaaggCACTAAGCCGAAACGTCATGCAAAATCGAAAATGTGCGtttaattttcactgaaaaatttcaaattactGATAGGTATAAAAGTTAACGTTACACAAACCCTTTTTGTGTCAATTTGTTTATCATAGCAATTCTATTCGAAAATGTTTGTTATATAAGCAGATTGTTATTCTTTATCGGTTTCCATATGCGGTTGTTGAACATGGTACTTAAGTGTGCCCTTCTAAGCTGTTCGTCCTCTTTTAATTCATTACATTTGTTTAGTTACCATCTAGACAAATAACACCAAATCAGCATTTTGACGGCCACAATACACGGATCGAGACCACGTCAATTCATCCTCGGTTGAACCCCACGTTTGCCAAGTCATTCTGTACCTCGCTCGCTACATTATTTCTTgaaaacggcacagctgttcaatCTCCTAACAATCTCTGCTTCTTCTAGATGGCGTTTTTCTCCTGAAAGAGGCGGCAtttcacgttctgccgggtatctTGCTGCAGCGTGACCACACGTGCTGCCTCTTTCTCCTCCAAAATCTGTCTGCACTTTTCGTCAAACctatcgttccgtcgacttcgtcccaaaTACCCGACATTGCTCTCCACTACGTCTTTAATGGCTAATTCATCAAAAGATCCTTTCAGCCTTTCAGACATCTTCCAGTCAGCGTGTGTTAAACCGTCATACAACACTCTTCTCCTGTCGATGAATCCGCGCGTTTGTATCGGTGGAGACGGAAGTtgaggaagttgaataattcgtgTACTTTTGCTCATTGGTgatctccgataacgataccatcagagaaattcggaaacgCAGATGGCAGACggcacgtggaggaggcgaaagagccacgagttgcatcagacTAAGGTGGGCCggccacgtagccagaatgtcggatagaaATCCGAGGAAAATGgatctcgacaacgatccgacgggcacaataaggcgaggtgcgcagcgagcaacgtggattgatcaggtggaggacgattggcgagcccttcgtagactgcgtggttggcgacgcgcagccatggaccgagctgattGGAGAAGACCCtcatgtactgcacaggccactccggcttgagtctgagcaaataaataaatagatgtggtcgattttattttctgtaaagccgagACCTACATGACCTTGTGATCCGGTCGATGGGGGAAGAGCGATCaccacccaagtaaccatgaagctatatatgcttgcaaataatacagccattaaaCACGCTTAAAAACAAACCCAGCCAATTTTAACAAGGTTTACTTTGCTGCGacgcattttatttgaaattgctATCAGAGCCTAATTAATATCTTAATTTTTGCTGTGACAAGACCTGAAGAAGTAGCACTCGACCAAAAGGTTGAAAACCAATTCACTATTCCCTCCGTCTGACGTTATTCGGCCTCCAAGAAATTAATATCTTTTAACACTTGCTTTGTTTGACCGTGCTAGCTATCGTCAATGATTGAGCCTGTCGATGAGGAGCGTTCATCAAGGTCGTAGCGCTTACATACCCTGCATATCAAAGCACCCGTGGGCTGGGAGTGCAGCTATGTTAATCAATTTTAAGTCATTTAGGTTATCCATGGTAAAATGCAGGTATAGCATGTTATAACATGTTATAACATGCTATACCTGCATTTTACCATGGATAACCTAAATGACTTAATATTGACCAGCATAGCTGCACTCCCAGCCTAGGGGTGCTTTGATATAGGATAAGGTAATGACAAAATACATTCTTGCTTCACCCCTACTACAACCGGGATGTTTTAGGGATATAGTGGTCAATGAAAGCTAGACAAAGatacttttgaaatttattgaccTACTCCAGAATGATACGAAGCGAGTCAGAATGGTTTACACAAGCCCTTCTGATCTGCTTGAAGTTATCAGTTTGATGCACTGACTGACACTTGTTGCAAAGTTTGTTTAGGCACCAAGCAGAACTTCGTGAAATTTTACTTTCATTGTGTGCAATAAATTGAGCTGTTGCCTTGTGGAGACAAATTTTCATGCTGCACAAAGAAGCAGCGGTCTGTATGTGTTATTTGTGTTTTTGATAATAATTCAATCGTATTGAAGCTGGAGAACCGGGGTAATGTATTGGGTTGTTTATCGAAGTACAGTAATGTTCCGTTTTTACCACTTTATTTTATCACGGTACTCGTTTTTGTGTTTGGCTTACAGGctaaaatgtgaaaaatgaagcatgagcattatgaccgcacaactcgtagttgctactccgtgattgactgaacttgcgaaattgtacagagaacaatTGGGgtataaatggggcttgggattagctacccattctcaatgtacacgttccggtagctcaaatatttaaagtcaataacggcaccggccacgtccttacggtcatataggaagggaaggattgttagtccgactctcgttgctactagagaccgagcaTTCCTTTGCATTTCCACGATtatcttgggataggatatcgttttagttacaaaggataatttatctggatttacTTTGGTAACGCTTCgttctatgggatgggaaataacattaATACGCTGTCTCGCGACGAGTAAAAAGTTAATACGCGCACGCCCGGTGACATATGAAAACCGAGAAtaatcgcgttttggacgaccgaacggaagtgcagcactctgtactcacttgcttgatggctactgcaaactattgaagatcgcgcttgtttcgaccggagcaaagcgcaatacatgcacATGAgtcaccgaacacaagatagatatggggccgtccagaaaccacgtggtcatatatggggggagggggggtttggaaaatgaccacgataagccacatggggggaggggggtgttgctctcgtaccacgtggtttttttacacgaataacttttggtgaataacaatagcggtgtagaaaatacaaatcattaaaatttaattatttaatcattaaacgcaaagcgcatctcaGGGCCGATGCctacgtagcgtcttttcagctaagcgttgaaaagacgtaggtgtgcatcgagaaaaaaacagtaatagcctattcagattacgccattaatgacataataattggcgtttcagggtaaatacgctttatgatgtcattatttacgtaatattccatacattttgcgctgtcaaattacgaacaattattacgagagagctttcgttctaactgggatgcagggagaaattcaacaaaacaaaactgacaagcgtcacgctctctttgccagagagaaaattctctctgttttcatttcgtttcgtagttgacagtcatgctctttctgtcgcagcagggtcgaatgcatgttagatggaaatcttctgagcgctgaagaataactcggattgtgatggttttgtggagcgcattttatatgatgaaaaataatgatgataattgtttattctccacttattcaacatgaattgtttaaaaaacagatgctctctagaattaacatgaagtatttaacttaaacctggatttaatagaacaaatcgaataaattttcaaagttcaagggccaatgcggaagacaatttaaaacgtaggaatggttgtaaaacgaatatatttgatgaataaacatgatttcataaattgtttcaattctgctccttgaatggcttaa comes from Armigeres subalbatus isolate Guangzhou_Male chromosome 2, GZ_Asu_2, whole genome shotgun sequence and encodes:
- the LOC134212363 gene encoding PIH1 domain-containing protein 1; this encodes MSRSRSTFLDADSSLIERNLRFVRDESEEQFNNMFGPIVEQAQDISSGRSRVVKPLPGFCIKAFRKDTRGKFFINVCHTDGIPAPEDITEDKLMDILNDGTPSSFKIPMSITQPRFTKDQSDKQCQVCDIAVNSTFFQKIKSGGLFRDFLITIVLEGIDSKYNIALDESDWRLLKNKSCVDKLIAHNIQNRDVKTVLESYKQPTDKDLKKLKELETPSLLSDNIPKRKLIEEIDPGTIKTMKDVRNKLSGKDEYVPDPTKLAISQAGFKKPDCRLFREPASGKVKKLIGEFYLPECTSAKEITLDVGEDRILLEARKKGYLLDAFVDYQLDRTQVNAQFNIHTKMLNVIMPVAN